In Gammaproteobacteria bacterium, one DNA window encodes the following:
- the flhD gene encoding flagellar transcriptional regulator FlhD produces the protein METNQLLDEIRDINLSYLLLAKQMLRDDRVAAMYRLGINQDIADILDRLSSAQLIKMAASNMLLCRFRFDDRLIADMLSNDSRDQSVTKSHAAILMAGKPAEAIA, from the coding sequence ATGGAAACCAATCAACTGCTAGATGAAATCAGAGACATCAACTTAAGTTATTTGTTACTGGCAAAACAGATGCTGCGCGACGACAGGGTAGCGGCTATGTACCGGTTGGGGATTAATCAGGACATAGCGGATATTCTGGATAGATTGAGTTCTGCGCAACTCATTAAAATGGCGGCTTCCAATATGCTGCTTTGCCGATTTCGCTTTGACGATCGATTGATTGCGGATATGCTGTCGAATGATAGTCGCGATCAATCCGTTACCAAATCGCACGCGGCTATTTTAATGGCGGGAAAACCTGCGGAAGCCATCGCCTGA
- a CDS encoding RNA methyltransferase: MPIITSRDHPLIKQLIKLEGSPQHRKKTGLTLLDGIHLIQIYCSVLGMPENLIVSQSYIEDAENEHFLTILFGHTLPKITITSNALFRAFSPVKTPSGVLALITIPELKKDAANGKEIFSVLLEAIQDPGNLGSILRSAAAANIRDVYLSPQCADAWSPKTLRAAMGAHFFLRIHENSDLQQVAQQFPGTVIATSIQASRNLFEIPLAGPTAFVFGNEGAGLSKELIQAVDENISIPMPGKTESLNAAAAAAICFFEKVRQDKVFAATNLGTK; the protein is encoded by the coding sequence ATGCCGATCATTACGTCACGCGACCACCCGCTCATCAAACAACTGATCAAGCTGGAAGGGTCGCCGCAACATCGCAAGAAAACCGGTCTGACGCTGCTCGACGGCATTCATCTGATCCAAATCTACTGCTCGGTGCTGGGCATGCCCGAGAACCTGATCGTCAGCCAATCGTATATTGAAGACGCTGAGAATGAGCATTTTCTCACCATTCTCTTCGGTCATACGCTCCCCAAAATCACGATCACCAGCAATGCGCTATTTCGCGCGTTTTCTCCGGTCAAAACGCCTTCAGGGGTGCTGGCGCTGATTACAATCCCGGAATTGAAAAAGGACGCCGCTAACGGCAAGGAGATTTTCAGTGTTCTGCTGGAAGCGATTCAAGATCCCGGCAACTTGGGTTCTATCCTGCGCTCCGCCGCGGCAGCGAACATTCGCGACGTGTATCTGTCACCGCAATGCGCCGACGCCTGGTCGCCCAAAACACTCAGGGCGGCGATGGGCGCGCACTTCTTTTTGCGCATCCATGAAAACAGCGATTTGCAGCAGGTGGCACAGCAATTTCCCGGCACGGTCATTGCCACATCGATACAAGCCAGCCGGAACCTTTTTGAAATCCCGCTCGCCGGCCCCACCGCTTTTGTATTCGGTAACGAAGGCGCAGGATTATCCAAGGAATTGATTCAGGCGGTGGACGAAAACATCTCCATTCCCATGCCCGGAAAAACCGAATCATTGAACGCAGCCGCCGCGGCCGCCATCTGTTTTTTTGAAAAAGTCCGCCAGGACAAAGTATTCGCGGCCACCAATCTTGGAACAAAATAA
- the flhC gene encoding flagellar transcriptional regulator FlhC, with the protein MRNRSIITEAKQIHLATELIELGARLQVLEMNTDLSRERLVKLYKEIRGVSPPKGMLPYSEDWFMSWQPNMHSSLFINIYNYVTKNTGVDGIDALIKSYRLYVEHIQVYQLEKVLSLTRAWTLVRFVESGVLCIAPCVNCHGNFVVHSLEIHSNHVCGLCNIPSRAGKTKKAALANFH; encoded by the coding sequence ATGCGTAATCGAAGCATTATCACTGAAGCGAAGCAGATTCATCTGGCAACGGAATTAATCGAATTGGGCGCCCGGTTGCAAGTTCTGGAAATGAATACCGATTTGAGCCGCGAGCGGTTGGTAAAACTGTATAAGGAAATCCGCGGCGTATCGCCTCCCAAAGGCATGCTGCCTTATTCGGAAGACTGGTTTATGAGCTGGCAACCGAATATGCACTCATCATTGTTTATCAATATCTACAATTACGTAACGAAAAATACCGGTGTTGACGGCATCGATGCGCTGATTAAGAGCTACCGGCTTTATGTCGAGCACATTCAAGTCTATCAACTGGAGAAAGTGTTGAGCCTGACTCGCGCTTGGACCTTGGTGCGCTTTGTGGAAAGCGGTGTATTGTGCATAGCGCCTTGCGTGAATTGCCATGGCAACTTTGTGGTACATTCGCTGGAAATCCATTCCAACCACGTCTGCGGTTTATGCAATATTCCGTCACGCGCTGGAAAAACCAAGAAAGCAGCGTTGGCAAATTTTCATTGA
- a CDS encoding methyltransferase domain-containing protein, protein MKNKFDSLELGQFIPLHYHHNMLNDSARMNSFKEAIDWVVKPGAKVLELGGGTGVQSFFAAQKADKVYCVERNPELVEAARDLLAKNVNGDKVEVIQADAMHYLPPEPVDVVICEMLHTGLLREKQLPVIDSFKQRYLEKFGGPLPVFVPEASIQAIQPLQQNFHFEDFYAPTILFQHPYSTQERSKSLGDPEVFQLLSYEEPFSQTCAYDGEILITEDGQLNALRLITKNILAINMTAGSTIDWHTQYIVFPLTTPLQVYKGDQIAIRFSYQGGAPLKALSDSLEVRHVSQQVSISQFALDMMNLSMQFQPQTSDQASVL, encoded by the coding sequence ATGAAAAACAAATTCGATAGCTTGGAACTAGGACAATTCATTCCGCTGCATTACCACCACAACATGCTGAATGACAGCGCCCGCATGAATAGCTTTAAAGAAGCGATTGATTGGGTCGTCAAACCCGGCGCCAAAGTTTTGGAACTCGGCGGCGGTACCGGTGTGCAATCTTTTTTTGCCGCGCAAAAAGCAGACAAGGTTTATTGTGTGGAGCGCAATCCGGAATTGGTAGAAGCCGCACGCGACTTGCTCGCAAAGAACGTCAACGGTGACAAAGTCGAGGTCATTCAGGCGGATGCCATGCACTACCTGCCACCGGAACCCGTTGATGTGGTGATCTGTGAAATGCTGCACACCGGCTTGTTGCGTGAAAAACAACTGCCGGTGATCGATTCGTTCAAACAACGCTATCTGGAAAAATTCGGCGGCCCGTTGCCGGTTTTTGTGCCGGAAGCAAGTATTCAGGCGATTCAACCGCTGCAACAAAATTTCCATTTCGAGGATTTCTACGCACCGACAATTCTGTTTCAGCATCCCTACAGCACGCAAGAAAGAAGTAAAAGCCTCGGCGACCCGGAAGTATTTCAACTGCTGTCGTATGAAGAACCGTTCAGCCAGACATGCGCTTACGATGGAGAAATTCTCATCACCGAAGACGGCCAGCTCAATGCGTTGCGTCTGATTACAAAAAATATCCTGGCGATCAATATGACGGCAGGCAGCACCATCGATTGGCACACGCAATATATTGTTTTCCCGCTCACCACGCCACTCCAGGTTTACAAAGGTGATCAGATCGCGATACGTTTCAGTTACCAGGGCGGAGCCCCGCTCAAAGCGCTATCGGATTCGCTGGAAGTGCGCCATGTCAGCCAGCAGGTTTCGATTTCCCAATTCGCGCTCGACATGATGAATCTCTCCATGCAATTTCAACCTCAAACCTCTGACCAAGCCAGCGTTCTATAA
- a CDS encoding pyridoxal phosphate-dependent aminotransferase yields MELSSRVQTIKPSPTLAVTARAAKLKAEGKDIIGLGAGEPDFDTPQHIKDAAIAAINKGLTKYTAVGGTPGLKNAIVAKFKRENNFDFDAKQILVSCGGKQSFFNLVLSVINPGDEVIIPAPYWVSYPDIVLIAEGKPVFIDTGIEQNFKISPQQLEAAITPKTKMFVINSPSNPSGAVYTLDELKALGAVLRKYPHILIATDDMYEHILLSGQKFNNIVNACPELFPQAVVLNGVSKAYSMTGWRIGYCGGPVHIITAMENIQSQSTSNPSSISQAAAETALNGDQSCMEPMIAAFKERNRFVTEQLNQINGVHCLSSEGAFYAFADVRQSIRDLHKSSLLSTPTDIAFSEYLLENAGVAVVPGSAFGCEGYMRLSFATSMDNLKQALSRIKNLLK; encoded by the coding sequence GTGGAACTCTCTAGTCGCGTTCAAACCATCAAACCATCTCCAACCCTTGCGGTAACCGCCCGGGCTGCCAAACTCAAGGCGGAAGGCAAAGACATCATCGGCTTAGGAGCGGGCGAACCCGATTTCGATACCCCTCAGCACATTAAAGATGCCGCCATCGCCGCGATTAACAAGGGATTGACCAAATACACCGCGGTCGGCGGCACGCCGGGGCTGAAAAATGCCATCGTGGCTAAATTCAAACGGGAAAATAATTTCGATTTTGACGCCAAGCAAATTCTGGTTTCCTGCGGCGGCAAACAGAGCTTTTTTAACTTGGTGTTATCGGTGATCAATCCGGGTGATGAAGTCATCATCCCCGCGCCTTATTGGGTTTCTTACCCGGATATCGTGTTGATCGCGGAAGGCAAGCCAGTTTTTATCGATACCGGTATCGAACAGAATTTCAAAATCTCCCCGCAACAACTGGAAGCCGCGATCACACCGAAAACCAAAATGTTCGTTATCAACAGCCCGAGCAATCCGTCGGGGGCGGTGTATACGCTGGATGAGCTGAAAGCGCTTGGAGCGGTGTTACGCAAATATCCGCATATTTTGATAGCAACCGATGACATGTACGAACACATCTTGTTATCAGGCCAGAAATTTAACAATATCGTCAACGCTTGCCCGGAATTATTTCCGCAAGCGGTCGTTCTGAACGGTGTTTCCAAAGCGTATTCGATGACCGGCTGGCGCATCGGCTACTGCGGGGGGCCTGTCCATATCATTACTGCGATGGAAAACATACAATCGCAAAGCACATCCAACCCTAGTTCGATTTCACAAGCGGCGGCAGAAACGGCACTAAACGGCGATCAATCTTGCATGGAGCCGATGATTGCGGCGTTCAAGGAGCGCAATCGCTTTGTCACCGAACAATTAAATCAGATCAACGGCGTGCATTGTTTATCTTCGGAAGGCGCGTTTTATGCATTCGCCGATGTTCGCCAATCGATTCGCGATTTGCATAAAAGCAGTTTGCTCAGTACACCAACCGATATCGCGTTCAGCGAATATCTGCTGGAAAATGCGGGTGTGGCCGTGGTTCCCGGCTCCGCATTCGGTTGTGAAGGGTATATGCGTTTATCCTTCGCAACTTCGATGGACAACTTGAAGCAGGCATTGAGCCGTATCAAAAATCTGCTGAAATAA
- the uvrB gene encoding excinuclease ABC subunit UvrB: protein MIVTFPNSPYKLQQAFEPAGDQPAAIAQLVEGISDGLAFQTLLGVTGSGKTYTIANMIARLGRPAILIAPNKTLAAQLYAEMREFFPENAIEYFVSYYDYYQPEAYVPARDLFIEKDSSINEHIEQMRLSATKSLLERDDAIIVATVSCIYGIGDPVDYHGMILHLRNGEKMSQRDVIKRLTEMQYDRNELEFKRGVFRVRGDVVDVFPAENSEAALRISLFDDEVDSLALFDPLTGHMLQKLSRFTVYPSSHYVTPRSTTLRAMETIKTELRERLEYFYQENRLVEAQRLEQRTRFDLEMLNELGFCKGIENYSRHLSGKKPGEPPPTLLDYLPPNALMIIDESHVTVPQIGGMYKGDRSRKENLVNYGFRLPSALDNRPLRFEEFENRMPQTIFVSATPADYEKQHSGQVVEQVVRPTGLVDPVIEVRPVATQVDDLMSEVNLRTAKNERVLVTTLTKRMAEDLTDYFSDHQIKVRYLHSDIDTVERVEIIRDLRLGQFDVLVGINLLREGLDIPEVSLVAILDADKEGFLRSERSLIQTIGRAARHINGTAILYADNMTKSMRVAIDETNRRREKQLQHNLRNHITPRSVHKRIKDLIDGVYNHESAQQNLKAAQVQARYDAMNETQLTKEIQRVEKKMLNAAKNLEFEQAAQYRDELKSLKNKLLIGFSDVA, encoded by the coding sequence GTGATCGTAACCTTCCCCAATAGTCCGTATAAATTACAGCAAGCTTTTGAACCGGCGGGTGACCAGCCGGCGGCTATCGCGCAATTAGTCGAGGGCATTAGCGACGGTCTGGCGTTTCAGACATTGCTGGGGGTAACCGGTTCCGGTAAAACCTATACCATCGCCAATATGATCGCGCGCCTTGGTCGTCCGGCCATTTTGATCGCGCCTAATAAGACGCTGGCGGCGCAATTGTATGCCGAGATGCGTGAATTTTTCCCGGAAAATGCCATCGAGTATTTTGTTTCTTATTACGATTATTATCAGCCCGAAGCCTATGTTCCAGCGCGCGATCTGTTCATTGAAAAAGATTCCAGCATCAACGAGCATATCGAACAGATGCGTTTGTCCGCGACCAAATCCTTGCTGGAGCGCGATGACGCCATTATCGTCGCGACCGTGTCGTGCATCTACGGTATCGGCGATCCGGTCGATTATCACGGCATGATTCTGCATTTGCGCAACGGTGAGAAAATGTCGCAACGCGACGTCATCAAGCGGTTGACCGAGATGCAATACGATCGTAACGAACTGGAATTCAAGCGCGGTGTTTTCCGCGTGCGCGGCGATGTGGTCGATGTGTTTCCGGCGGAAAACTCCGAGGCGGCGCTGCGCATCTCCCTATTCGATGACGAAGTAGACAGCTTGGCGCTGTTCGATCCGTTGACCGGACACATGCTGCAAAAGCTGTCGCGCTTTACCGTCTACCCTTCCAGTCATTACGTCACGCCACGCAGCACGACGTTGCGCGCGATGGAAACGATCAAAACCGAATTGCGCGAACGGCTGGAGTATTTCTATCAGGAAAACCGCCTGGTCGAAGCGCAGCGTCTGGAACAACGCACCCGGTTCGATCTGGAAATGTTGAATGAACTGGGTTTTTGCAAGGGTATCGAAAATTATTCGCGTCATCTATCCGGCAAGAAACCCGGCGAGCCGCCGCCGACGCTGCTCGATTATTTGCCGCCGAATGCATTGATGATCATCGACGAGAGTCATGTCACGGTGCCGCAAATCGGTGGTATGTATAAAGGCGACCGTTCGCGCAAGGAAAATCTGGTGAATTACGGCTTCCGCCTGCCGTCGGCGCTGGATAACCGCCCGCTGCGGTTCGAGGAATTCGAGAACAGAATGCCGCAAACCATTTTCGTCTCGGCTACGCCCGCCGATTACGAAAAACAGCATAGCGGCCAGGTGGTGGAGCAAGTGGTCAGGCCGACCGGACTGGTCGATCCGGTTATTGAAGTGCGCCCGGTCGCTACGCAAGTAGATGATCTAATGTCGGAAGTCAATTTGCGCACCGCCAAAAACGAACGCGTGCTGGTGACAACGCTGACCAAACGCATGGCGGAGGATTTGACCGATTATTTTTCCGATCATCAAATCAAGGTGCGTTATCTGCATTCGGATATCGACACTGTCGAGCGTGTCGAAATTATCCGCGACTTGCGCCTGGGGCAGTTCGACGTACTGGTCGGGATTAACTTGCTGCGCGAAGGTCTGGATATTCCGGAAGTGTCGCTGGTGGCGATATTAGACGCCGACAAGGAAGGTTTTTTGCGTTCGGAGCGTTCACTGATTCAAACCATCGGCCGCGCCGCGCGGCATATCAACGGTACGGCAATTCTGTACGCGGACAACATGACCAAATCCATGCGCGTCGCCATTGATGAAACCAACCGGCGGCGCGAAAAGCAGCTACAGCATAATCTGCGCAATCACATTACGCCGCGCTCGGTGCATAAGCGCATCAAGGATCTGATCGACGGCGTCTATAACCACGAATCGGCGCAGCAGAACCTCAAGGCCGCGCAAGTGCAAGCGCGCTACGACGCCATGAACGAAACGCAACTGACCAAGGAAATTCAGCGGGTCGAGAAGAAAATGCTGAACGCCGCCAAGAATCTGGAATTCGAACAAGCGGCGCAATACCGCGATGAACTGAAAAGCCTGAAGAACAAGTTGCTGATCGGTTTTAGCGATGTAGCCTAG